AATGTACTTTTCGACAGGCAAGATCTCCAATAACGATTTGGGCTCTTCATAGAGGGCGTTGACAACATTTTCATCGACATCACTCAACCTTGCCTCAAGGGCAGTAATGGAgctctcaatctcttcgCCCTTCTTGGCCATATCGATGACCGATTTGACACCAGTCACTCGACTAGAAATATCGGCAGCGTACACATCGAGGAAAGCAACTTCCCCGGAGGGTTTTTGCACAAGACCATGATCGACAGGGTGGGTATCAATTTCCAAAGATGCAGACGCTTGGAGGAATGCAGTGTCCACGATTGAAGGATGACGTTCTCGCAAATTGGTAAGAAGTGACTTGCAGGCAGCCTTGACTTCTTGGGAATCAGTAGATGAACCAAGTTGCAAAAGGTTTGTAGAGGCAAGCTCTGTAACAGAGGTAGGAAGAGACTCGTGCTCAAGTACAGTAGCGAGGGCCTTGGCGTGCAAGTCGGGCTTCTCGAGCATACTCTTAACCACGATGTTGAGCGCTTTTTCGAACCTATACTTGTCCATGGCGGCAACAAGAATTTCACCCAACTGGCTGACCTTGGCCAAATTCTCAGTGGCATGTTCGCCAAGACCAAGGGACCAAGTGTGACGGTCATTGAGAATCACGAGTAGAGTGAGCATACGCTGAGAAGGATTGGAACCAGTACCGGGCGtaagaagagaggagacgATGGCGAGGAAAGGCTCGTCAGCAAGAGGAACTGTGCGAGTGAGGAGAACGAGAGGGGGATAAACGGCGGCCTGCAATCAAAAAATCAGAAATCTCAATCCTGTACCCATACCAGATGTTACTAACATTCACGTCTTCGCCTGCCTTGGGAGTTTCGAGCAGGGTCACAAAGCTTTCCACGAGCTGCTTCACAACACCCTCGTTGGCACCCTTTCCATGTCTAGCACCTTCCAATAAGTCAACCATGGTAGCGGTCCAAAACGTGAGCAAAGCATGGTGCACGACCCCCTCCTTGACCGCTTGTTGGACCATGGAGGCGATATCACCAAGGAGGACAAGGGACTTATCCTTGGCAGGTGAAATAGAGGTGACGATATATGATCGGGGAATAGGCTGCGCATTCTTTACGAGGGGAGCAAATGTAGCGTAGTAAGGTGATGTTTTTGGGATTGTAACGATGGCGAGAATACGAGGGAAGTTGGGGGATTCGTGGtagggcaagaaggatcGAAGAACCTCGTCGACATTCATCTCGTGCACCCTAAATTGGTCAGTCTGAGTAAATTCAGCTCAGAGGTCAACACACCTGAATCTCCGGACCATCCATTCGATACACTTTCCGCCAGCCATAAGCCTGATCCATTTACCTAATCTTCTTAAACATCTTCCCAACGTCCTGTCCAAATTatcattctcctccttgctCAACACCATCCTGTCCGTCCTTTTTGCAGATTCACTGAacagttcttcttcaaattcttccatctctggGTCCAAAGAGAGAAGCTCGTCAAAACCAGACTGGGCGAGATCGAAAATAGAGTCGATGTCATGAGAAGAGGCGACATCtgggggaaagaggtaaGATTTGCCGGAAGGGGCACCATAGGCTGATGTGAGCCTGGCTGCATCGAGAGACGCAATGCTCTGGAGTTGCTGGGCGAGGGAGGACATGGTTTGTCCGAGTGGAGTTCCCTCTATTTTATAATTTCTAGCTGAAAGAGGACTTGTAGCAATTTtgaaaataaaaaataaaaaatatCAGAGCTGCAACCGCAGGTTAACCTGTGCCTGGACCTAGCGGAGATCGACCCAACTCCATACACGTCACTACTTCTTATTTGGCTCGtcatctcttttccttccacCAATTCTTCTTTGCATAGAACATCCCAATAGAAGCTGAACCACAAGCCTTCACCATGTCGGAAGGTACCATTACCAATTCTgtggaaggcgaagaaacAAAACCCCAAGAGGAGCCAGGCTTCGTCAGTTTACTCGTCAAGTCTGTCTTTGAGGTGCGAGCACTTACCCGCCCGCTATGACGAAGTACTGACCCTTTACATAGCCTGGTGTGAATCCTGCTGTGGTTATGGGTACGAACTTTGCTCGACATGGCATTACCTTAAGGTCATAGCTGATCAATATTAGCTATGAATGGgtgcttcttcctcctcatccttacCCTTTTCGCTCTTGCTTTCTTGACTCAATGGAACAAGCACGTCCTTCTTTTGCTCGCTGTCACTTTACTACTCTGGGGATCTATGGCTTGGTACGTTCAATCCACGATGTCGACAGTTAAAAACTAATAACATGTACGTAGGTTCGTCTTGGAGCTCACTCGTGTACAAAGCCGACCGAATAAcatgcctccacccatTGACCTCGACTCTTTAAAAGATAGCCCTGCAGACGagtcaaagaaggaacaaTAAACATGTCATCGCATGCAAATAGACATGCACTGCTATAAAATAGATTTGATCATGTTCATTGCCCAATGACTTCTGTCCAAGAACCCCATTGTCCAGGCTCACCGCCATCCGGCACCAACCTCAACTCGACGTTCTCAGATGAAGGCCCAAAGAAACCTGTAGAACGCCATCCCCTCAGCTGTAGTAATGAGAATGGTCCTAACACAATCATGTCAGATGATATTGACATTAATTTGGGTGCGACTTACCAAACACTTCACGTTCAACAGGGCGCTGACCCTCCGGCAAGTTTTTAACGTAGGCCATGGAGAACCTATACTGAAACTGCCTGTTATCCGATATCGgctgaggtggaggagctgCTCGAGGAGGGTTATGAGCTCCGTCCGCGGGGGCGGGTAACATTCTTTGGATCGATTCTCGTGACAGAGAGTAGACGTCAAGATGGCCAATGGTAGTAAGGCCTGATACAATGTTGGAAAGATTTGTGAAGGGATTGGAGGTGTGAATAGAATCGCTATAAATGGTAGACGTTGGCGAGCTGGTCAGGGCAAGGAATGATGGACTTACGTCTGTTCCTCCTGGGCTGCCATCAAaacttttctttctttttgtcTTTCAGCCcagcttttcttctttgagccagcctccctcttctttcgctcatcttccacttgCTTGCCCAAACGCTGAAGCGCCTCAAGCACGgtttctcctctctccaTAAGCCTCAGAGCAGCTTGCAGcaactccttctcctttttctccttctcctctcctcctccagcttcCTTTGCTTgcctttcctcctcaagcCTCTGCTGCTCCCGATGAGCTCTTCGTGCTTTCTTgatttcttctttatcAACATCGCTTAACCAAACATCGTACTTATCGTTCGGGTCTTCCTCATTGGCGACATATGTCTCTCCACCGGCCGTGAACCTTCCCTCAGCAAGCTCATCCTTCATGTTGAAGGGCGTGATATCGATACCCATGTCTCCATCTAGCCCTgtcttcacctcttcaGTCTCCGAATCGCTATAGTCCTTTGCTTGTGAAGGCTTGTCAAACTCTTGTCCCTCAATGTCTTCCAGGCTCATaaactccttctccttgggcttttccttgtccttcccCTTACTCTCATCGACATCGTCCGCAAACatgtcaacatcatcttcatcatcgcctCTGGCCCCCGGCCGTCGGGATGGCACAacaccctcttcatctccacttGAGTCAGAAGCGTAACCACCAGCATCTCTTAATCCCCGTCGTGCTTTTTGGCGGGTAGCAGCGGCGTTGGACTCGAAATCATCGTTGAGATACgcgtcatcttcctccaggGAAGCCGGGGTGCCGCTGGGGGAGATAGAATGAGTTGTATGACTAGTAGCGAACCGGGTTCGTTTTTGGTCCGGCATAGAAGACGGAGCGGCACGCTTGGACATGGTGATTGATCGGAACAGTCGTTATGGTATGAAGAACAGTGAAAGAGCCTGAGATACTCTACAGCTGGGTGAGAGGAGCGAGTGGGAAGAATGGAGCATCATCTTGGAAACCTTTGTATGGGATGGTGTAATGGACATTTGATCCCGCTAATTTTCCAATGACGTGGAAGTTTCAACTTCAGTTGTTTATCCAGCCAGGCACCAGCAGATTTCTCAAATCCACCGCACGAAAAAACAGATACGTTACATGAGTATACAAGAGACGCCACTGTATAAACAAAATCAAAAGTTCGTACCATCAGCATGCCCAAATTGAAAGCGGCACTCGCCTCTCAACAACATTCTGTCGCCAAACTCGCCGCTAGAAAACGGGCTCAGGCAGCCGAAGACGCAAAGCGCGCAAGTATTAAGGCTAGTGTTGACGGTGtgaaaaaaggcaaaaagcGAGCCAAGGCGGCTGCATCAAAGATGGCCAATGAGGCAAAATCAGAAGGACTTGAGCAAATTACGAAGAGTAAAGCCAAGAAAAAGCCCCCAACGATCCCATTCGACAAGCAGGAtaccatcctccttctgggCGAGGCAaacttctccttttctctttctctgcttCGTGAACCACATAACCTTCCAGCGCATCAAATTCTCGCCACGGTCTATGACAGCGAAAGGACCACATTGGAAAAATACCCCGACGCAGCGGAAAACATCCGACtattgaaagaagagggggtGAGAGTTGAGTTTGGAGTTGACGCCGGTGCTTTGGAGAAGTGCAAGGCGGTCGGGAAAGGTAGAAGATGGAGCAGAGTGATATTCAACTTCCCCCATGTTGGTACGTGTGCTATTTATCTACCAATATTAAGGTACTCACCATTCACAGGCGCTGGTATAACTGACCAAGACCGGAATATTCTTACCAACCAACATATGCTGCTCAAGTTTTTCCGCTCTGTCGAACCCCTTCTTACCGAAGGTCCGACTCACATACCTATACCACAAagctcatcctcaaagagCAATAGCAAAGATAAgcaaaagagaaagcaaaagaaaCCATCGTCCGATGATGAGGCCGCTCCTGAAcctgaagatgaagaggaggacttctttttcaacgATGATCCCACCTTTACCAACCCCAAGATCGTTGTCCCTAAAGAGTTCACACCTCCCAAACGAGCCGGTACGGTACTTatcaccatcctctcctgCCCTCCATACACTCTCTGGTGTCTCCCACAACTTGCGGCGCGACCACCTCCCATATGCCCTGGAAccaatcttcctcaacctcgGTACACGCTGTTGAGGTCCTTTGAGTTTAGACCTGAAATCTACGAGGGATATGCGCATAGGCGAACTATCGGGTGGAAGGAGGGCTTGAGTAAGAGTGAGAATGAGGAAATTCTAGGGAGGAAGGGCATGCCTAGAACGTATGAATTTGTTAGGACTACCAACACAAAGGGTGACTAGTATTTGTATGTCAGTATTCAACATATATATTTGATTTCTGCTAGATGATTCGGTCGCGGTGAATAAAAGTAATAAGCGGTGTGCAGCGGTCGCATTATATGTATCATTCGCTTCGGACTGTATTATTTGTTCTTTAGTAGCATATAGGGCCGCTAATTTTTTCCCGGCAGATCCATCATGAAGACGTGTCAACGGTCAAACACAAGTGTCTAGCGGCTCCGCTTGGATATGTAAGTGTTGAGACTAGTTCTGTTGATACAAGCATATGAGTACATCCCAATAACGTTGTGGGTCCTTTTCTATAACTGCACTCCTCGAGGATATCGCTTATGTACCGCCATCTACGAGTGAACGTCAGCATTTCCACAGTCTACATAGGGTTTCCTCATACCTGGACACCACAGAACGCCACAAATATTGCGTAGATCACGGCGGCAGCATAACAAGTAGATGCCACCAGATCGGGGTCTACTGGGTCATTGACTGAGCCTGTGAGGACCTCGACACGACGAGAGAAGAGTGAACCGAGGGCTACAAGGCATCGATTTAGTATAATAATCTTCCTACATCATTTCTAACACTCAATAGTAGAGAATATCATGTCCTTATGAATGTGACAAGTAACGTACCGACAAGAATGATAATGCCAAATACGGAGAAGACGGTACAGCAGGAAGCTGGGAAGAGTCAGCACAAGTACTTCTGTGTGTTTGATGAGCTCACCCAGTCCCTGTGAGACCACAGGTCTTATGTTCACGGGCATTGTTTGTCGTTGTGCGGTATACCGTCTCTAAGAGGACTGACGTAGAGTAGTATCTGCGCTGTTGTCTTACCTCCGTCCATTCATCGTTCCCTTCGCCGGGGCAAAGATCCGGCGGCCAAGTCCGACATCTTATTTATTTTTGTATTCTTTCAATTTTTTATCCAGCCCCTCGGCCTGCTGAAGATTTCTGGTCCACCTACAAGTATACATCTCCATAGTAGAATTGCTCAGCCAGCACTCAGTCAAAAATGCCAAAGAGGGGCAGTAAATCTACGAAGCTCCAGAAGGGCCTTGTCAACAAACAAGCTGCGCTTCCAGAAGAGCAACtaaaggagagaaagaataTCAGCGATGCCTTGAGACAAGCGGTCATTGATCtcggaggagatgaggaggatttGGACTTGATCGACGGCGtagatgacgatgatgaggctCCTACCCAAAAAAAGGCTGAAAAGTCTACCGATGACGTGAGCATCTGAATGATCAAATTTTTTCCTACATGCTAATAGATTATGTTTACAGAAgacgttgaagaaggagttggGTGACTTTATGAAGGGTTTGGACTTTGGCAGTGTAGAGGTCGCCGCGGTGGAGTCTAGCGAAGAGGTCGACGAAGAaagtgatgaggaggacgaggattCTGGAGGGTctggcgaggaggagggagcaagtgaagaagacgaggaaggcgaagaagaagctgagaaggatgacgatgacgaggaagaatcaGAAGGGGAAGTTATCCTCAAGGCGGGAGTGCCGGCAAAGGAAAATGCTCCTTCAAACCCCACCAAGGAAACTTCCAAAACTGATTCTACTGCTTCCAAGGACGTTGACAAATCCAGTGGCACGGTATGTTTCGAAAGCTAAAATTTCAAGAATTTGTCGAATGAGTACTAATCAACTGCAGAACGTGCCTGCCTCTACTTCATGGCCCTCCCTCgttccccctcttcctccagttGCTTCTCTCCCCAAGCTTCACCCGCACGATCTTAACAATCTTCGTCAAAAAGCTTCCAACCTCCTTGccaaccttcctccactttctcgggcatcctcctcctccgatCAGGCATTTATCTCTCAAATTCTTCAGTCTGGTACTCATCAAGATAAGCTCTCCGCCCTCGTTTTGATTGTCCGAGAAAGTCCAGTCCATGCAATCAAGGAGCTTGATAAGCTTAGGGGGATGGCgggttggaaggaagatggggtTGGAGGCGGCGGTAATAAGGACCAGCGTGTGGCTGTGATGAAGGCTTTGGCGGACTGGTGggttggtggtggtggtaaaGAACAGGGAAAGCTCAAGTACGTTGTTCTGTCATATGACTTGATGTGAATTTAATCGTGGTGCAGGTACTTTACCGATCAGCCTCTTCTGGCCCATCCTCAATTGACTGACCGACACCTCCTCATGTACGCTTTCGAGGACTACCTCAAGAAATGGTTCTTCAATATGTTGCAAGTGTTGGAAGTCCTCTCCCATGACACTCTTCCTTTCATCCGAACTCAGGCTTTGcacatcatcttcagatTATTGGCTGGTAACGCTGAGCAGGAGCAAAACTTGTTGCGTTTGGGTGTCAACAAGCTCGTAAGTAGTTTAATGCCATTCTCTGGCTTAGCTAATACAGAATAGGGTGACATCGACCGCCCTGTGGCTTCCAAGGCTTCTCACCACATTCttactcttctccaagccCACCCTGCCATGAAGGCCGTTGTTGCCCGAGAAGTATCTGCCCTCGTCCTTAGACCTTCTGGCGCCGTCGGTTCCGCCGCTCCTTCTACTCACATCAAGTTCGACAACGATAAAGGCAAGAAGGCCGCTCACGCTGGTAAGGCCGAGGCAGTTGGCCACGGCCGATACTATGGATTAATCACCCTCAACCAAATGACTTTGACCAGGAAGGACCAGGATGTCGCTGGAAGACTTGTCGATCTTTACTTCGAGGTTTTCCGAGAAATCCTTGGTGACCCAAATGGactcgaagaagaggagggacaAGCCGAGAACAACGAGGAAGTGGGTGAGGATAAAGTACAGAAGGTGGCGGGCAAGGTTGAGAAATGGCGTGGACGACGTAAAGGCGCTAAGCCCAAAGGAGGCCGGAAGTCAGCTttagaagaggaggaactCATTGAAACCACCAAGGCTAAGCTTGTCGCTGCTATCCTCACCGGTATCAACCGTGCCCTTCCTTTCGCCAAACTTGATGAGACTATGTTTAGCTCTTACATGGACACGTTATTCAAGATTACACACGCTGGTACCTTCAACACCTCCATTCAAGCACTTCtgctcatcttcaaggtTTCGACAACCGAAAGTGATTTCCGGCAGACCGTCTCCGATCGATTCTACCGAGCTTTGTATGATTCTCTATTTGATAACAGGCTGGTGACCTCTTCAAAGCAGGCCATGTACTTGAATTTACTTTTCAGGGCCATGAAGGCAGACGACAGTATCCAAAGGACTATGGCATTTGTGAAGAGGTTACTCCAAATGCTGGGGATGCACCAACCTCCATTCATCTGCGGCGCTTTGTATCTTTTGGGCGAGGTAAGTTTTTCTTGCACAGACCTAAATTAACCTATTGATGTTCTTTCCAGTTGTTCAGTACTACTCCTGGACTCAAGAGGATGCTCATTGAACCTGAGGAcgatggagaagaacacTTTGTGGACGCCGACGCTGATGAGCAGGAAAATGGTGGATCAGCTGAAAAGCCTGCTAGAACGGTGATTGGCAAGGACTATGATGGCAAGAAGCGTGACCCCAGATATTCCAACGCCGACAGCAGTTGTCTTTGGGAACTTGTAAGTTTCAAAGTTCTACGTAGTAAGTCTTTGCTGAAGCCATTGTAGACGCCCTTCTTAAACCATTTCCATCCCTCTGTCTCCCTCCAGGCCAACCAACTCCTCCACTCCCAGAATCTTACAGGATCTCCTGACATCTCCCTCAATAccctcatttccttccttgatCGCTTTGTTTATCGTAACCCCAAGAAGACCATCCAGCCCAAGGGTGCCTCCATCATGCAGCCGGCTGCCGCTTCCGATAAGTCTGGGATGGTTGTTAAAGGCGAAGGCGAAGCCGGTGTGATGGTCAACAGTGAGGCGTTctggcggaagaagattgaggatgTACCTGTCGAAATGATGTTCTTCCACCAATACTTTGCTGagaagttgaagaggaaggaaaaaaggggtaaggataaggagaagagCACCAAGGGGTCTGACTTTGGGGAAAGCGAGAgtgaaggtgaagaggaagaagatgaggagatggaggacaGTAATGAAGATAACAGTGGAAGcgagaatgaagatgaggatgccgATCCCGATGTCgctgaggatgatgaggactcCGATCCCGAAGAAGCCGAGATTTGGAAGGTGAGCATCTTCCTCAGGCACTGCTCGTGCATTATTAACATGTTTCAAAGGCTATGAAAGCAACCATGCCCCGTGCGAACGATGACATGGGTCTTAgtgaggacgaagatgatgacatTAGTATCAGCGGCTCCAGTGACGATCACGAGGAGagcgatgaggatgaggaagaggaagacgaggcaGAAGGTGCCAGCGGCGgagacgaggaggacgaggagtCCGACCAAGAAcctgctcctgctgctaccaagagcaagaagcgTGCTGCTCGCTCCCCATCACCAGCCTCCTCagcatcctccttccctgACTTCgccgacgaagatgaagacgttATCTCTCTTTCTGACGTTGATATGCCCGATATCGTCCTTGATGGCAAAGCCTCAGATGTCGAAGATGAAGCCGAAATTGGAgacaagaggaagaaaaggggcgaagaaaggaaagagaggaggaagaagagacgagaGCTGCCTACATTTGGTAGCTACGA
This Cryptococcus neoformans var. neoformans JEC21 chromosome 9 sequence DNA region includes the following protein-coding sequences:
- a CDS encoding expressed protein, translating into MPKLKAALASQQHSVAKLAARKRAQAAEDAKRASIKASVDGVKKGKKRAKAAASKMANEAKSEGLEQITKSKAKKKPPTIPFDKQDTILLLGEANFSFSLSLLREPHNLPAHQILATVYDSERTTLEKYPDAAENIRLLKEEGVRVEFGVDAGALEKCKAVGKGRRWSRVIFNFPHVGAGITDQDRNILTNQHMLLKFFRSVEPLLTEGPTHIPIPQSSSSKSNSKDKQKRKQKKPSSDDEAAPEPEDEEEDFFFNDDPTFTNPKIVVPKEFTPPKRAGTVLITILSCPPYTLWCLPQLAARPPPICPGTNLPQPRYTLLRSFEFRPEIYEGYAHRRTIGWKEGLSKSENEEILGRKGMPRTYEFVRTTNTKGD
- a CDS encoding ribosome biogenesis protein, putative, encoding MPKRGSKSTKLQKGLVNKQAALPEEQLKERKNISDALRQAVIDLGGDEEDLDLIDGVDDDDEAPTQKKAEKSTDDKTLKKELGDFMKGLDFGSVEVAAVESSEEVDEESDEEDEDSGGSGEEEGASEEDEEGEEEAEKDDDDEEESEGEVILKAGVPAKENAPSNPTKETSKTDSTASKDVDKSSGTNVPASTSWPSLVPPLPPVASLPKLHPHDLNNLRQKASNLLANLPPLSRASSSSDQAFISQILQSGTHQDKLSALVLIVRESPVHAIKELDKLRGMAGWKEDGVGGGGNKDQRVAVMKALADWWVGGGGKEQGKLKYFTDQPLLAHPQLTDRHLLMYAFEDYLKKWFFNMLQVLEVLSHDTLPFIRTQALHIIFRLLAGNAEQEQNLLRLGVNKLGDIDRPVASKASHHILTLLQAHPAMKAVVAREVSALVLRPSGAVGSAAPSTHIKFDNDKGKKAAHAGKAEAVGHGRYYGLITLNQMTLTRKDQDVAGRLVDLYFEVFREILGDPNGLEEEEGQAENNEEVGEDKVQKVAGKVEKWRGRRKGAKPKGGRKSALEEEELIETTKAKLVAAILTGINRALPFAKLDETMFSSYMDTLFKITHAGTFNTSIQALLLIFKVSTTESDFRQTVSDRFYRALYDSLFDNRLVTSSKQAMYLNLLFRAMKADDSIQRTMAFVKRLLQMLGMHQPPFICGALYLLGELFSTTPGLKRMLIEPEDDGEEHFVDADADEQENGGSAEKPARTVIGKDYDGKKRDPRYSNADSSCLWELTPFLNHFHPSVSLQANQLLHSQNLTGSPDISLNTLISFLDRFVYRNPKKTIQPKGASIMQPAAASDKSGMVVKGEGEAGVMVNSEAFWRKKIEDVPVEMMFFHQYFAEKLKRKEKRGKDKEKSTKGSDFGESESEGEEEEDEEMEDSNEDNSGSENEDEDADPDVAEDDEDSDPEEAEIWKAMKATMPRANDDMGLSEDEDDDISISGSSDDHEESDEDEEEEDEAEGASGGDEEDEESDQEPAPAATKSKKRAARSPSPASSASSFPDFADEDEDVISLSDVDMPDIVLDGKASDVEDEAEIGDKRKKRGEERKERRKKRRELPTFGSYEDYKALIEQAGSEED